In Cotesia glomerata isolate CgM1 linkage group LG1, MPM_Cglom_v2.3, whole genome shotgun sequence, one genomic interval encodes:
- the LOC123260890 gene encoding potassium/sodium hyperpolarization-activated cyclic nucleotide-gated channel 1-like, translating to MATSFFNTWDSNFELPQSNIKLPLYLPEWAENGDSFSRLKLSCLASYKHPCCEKYLNSIASVSNERRRQCQYSHPWVIHPFSATRFYWESFMTVIYALSFIIIPFMTSFIVFDFKVIRLDRVSPIFYLFFWVDISMNFITGVHGRDKKIIILDQREIIQKYISGFFSIDLLTSLPYDHITYYWRELPGPKSSFFVALINVLPMLKLIRYMTFHNNVSQLFEYFQISDFICRISKILLISVYLVYWFTCLCYLVPVLVVHFDQVFVEVRVKYINNCIICLYNFIFLIQDCDCWLINIIDDDISVRFKSSFFIILQNFMTTGIRAIEPEFTVHTIICTLLMILGRFFWVYIIVLFFQIYNDKNTSQSGYQETMSQILAYTRQKQMPHYMRKRIESYYSYRFKNSYFREKKILSNLSEILREEITIYSCRRLIENLILFRNLPKDVITSIVSRLKFEIYLPNDLIFKAGNYGDCMFFLSSGTVALFTPTGKEICHLTEVSYFGEVSLLVKDQRRIASVIAVEVCEVYRLDRRDFRKYVAIHNDLFQQIERMAMTRMEKAILIEEQYKRNPLKRNQRSM from the exons ATGGCGACGAGTTTCTTCAACACGTGggattcaaattttgaattaccGCAATCTAATATAAAACTTCCACTTTATTTACCAGAATGGGCTGAAAATGGAGACAGTTTTTCTAGATTAAAACTTTCGTGCTTAGCAAGTTATAAACATCCTTgttgtgaaaaatatttaaacagtATTGCGTCAGTCAGTAATGAAAGAAGAAGACAATGTCAATATTCTCATCCTTGGGTGATTCATCCTTTCAGCGCCACCCg GTTTTATTGGGAGTCATTCATGACAGTTATTTATGCActatcatttattataattccaTTCATGACAAGCTTCATAGTATTcgattttaaagttattagaCTAGATAGAGTTAgtccaattttttatttgtttttttgggTCGACATTTCCATGAATTTCATCACTGGCGTTCACggaagagataaaaaaataataatacttgaTCAAAGAGAAATAATTCA GAAGTATATCAGcggatttttttcaattgactTATTAACATCTTTGCCTTACGATCATATTACTTATTACTGGAGAGAACTTCCGGGACCAAAGTCATCATTTTTTGTAGCTCTTATAAATGTTTTGCCAATGTTGAAACTTATACGATACATGACTTTTCATAATAATGTTTCTCAATTGTTTGAA TATTTTCAGATATCTGATTTTATATGTcgaattagtaaaattttattaatatcagTTTATTTGGTTTACTGGTTCACGTGTTTATGCTATTTGGTACCTGTACTCGTGGTTCATTTTGATCAAGTTTTTGTTGAGGTAagagtaaaatatataaataattgcaTAATTTGCTTGtacaactttatttttttaatacaggATTGTGATTGCTGgctaattaatattattgatgaTGACATTTCCGTACGCTTTAAgagttcattttttataatccttcaaaattttatgaccACCGGAATCCGTGCAATTGAACCTGAGTTTACTGTACATACCATAATTTGTactttattaatgattttaggAAGATTTTTTTGGGTTTACATTATCG tgcttttttttcaaatatataatgataaaaatacgtCTCAATCTGGTTATCAAGAAACAATGAGCCAAATACTAGCGTACACAAGACAAAAACAGATGCCGCATTATATGAGGAAACGTATCGAGTCATATTATTCTTatcgatttaaaaatagttactttagagaaaaaaaaattttatctaatttatctg aaattttacgtgaagaaataacaatttattcatgCCGTCgattgatagaaaatttaattctttttcgTAATCTGCCTAAAGATGTTATTACATCAATTGTATCAAGATTAAAATTTGAGATTTACTTACctaatgatttaattttcaaagctGGTAATTATGGTGATTGcatgttttttttaagttctggAACAGTTGCATTATTTACTCCCACCGGAAAAGAG aTTTGTCATTTAACAGAAGTGTCTTATTTTGGTGAAGTATCGTTACTAGTAAAAGATCAACGTAGAATAGCAAGTGTAATTGCTGTTGAAGTTTGCGAAGTTTACAGACTCGATCGTCGTGATTTTCGTAAATACGTTGCAATTCACAATGATTTGTTTCAACAAATTGAACGCATGGCTATGACAAGAATGGAAAAGGCTATTCTTATTGAAGAACAATACAAAAGAAATCCTCTTAAACGTAATCAACGGTCAATGTAA